In one Roseburia intestinalis L1-82 genomic region, the following are encoded:
- a CDS encoding EscU/YscU/HrcU family type III secretion system export apparatus switch protein, which produces MWFDGKNKEQEKKQKTAVAVAYEPGDAAPKILAAGKGEVAERIIEKAKENDVPFYQDNKLAETLSKLQIGDTIPPELYDVVAEILVFVDDMDKMKAKLSRAGLL; this is translated from the coding sequence ATGTGGTTTGATGGAAAAAACAAAGAACAGGAGAAAAAACAAAAAACTGCAGTAGCGGTGGCATATGAGCCGGGGGATGCGGCACCAAAGATTTTAGCAGCGGGAAAAGGCGAGGTCGCAGAGCGTATCATTGAAAAGGCAAAAGAAAATGATGTACCGTTTTATCAGGATAATAAGTTAGCCGAAACACTCTCAAAACTGCAGATCGGGGATACGATACCGCCGGAGCTCTATGATGTTGTGGCAGAGATTCTGGTGTTTGTGGATGATATGGATAAAATGAAAGCTAAATTAAGCAGGGCAGGGTTACTTTGA
- the fliK gene encoding flagellar hook-length control protein FliK — protein sequence MQIRDMLGQYSQNVKNGTEELMSAQGTQKLVSSMQELEPGSTFEGTVNSVKNGKVVLALGNGQTITARLDGKVSIQPGESMFFQVRSNDGTTIALRPYVQAGNINNPILLNALTAAGVPATERNITMVDSMMKEQMSISRQSILDMGRVVGSNPNVNVNTAVLMTKIGLPVSAEMASQFENYMVDQHAIVDEMDLAMNQLGRLLGDADLGEEQSFELYGKVLDILNGEGETPAQTTDGLQQNDTGTMVNAGENIEMEAAVQQSKNGAAAEGVQKQVQQQNTKDLISMGAAGQEQSAGVAENAENIAGEQTAGNAAQSMQTGIDAADVLKNTQADTAADFKNVQGQTDTLEQILDQNGLDHLKRLLQNIPTLTGNTDLFEVQEEEDVFVDTMSGDDAGKKAFELAQAEPEVTLKQSMTAEDFLNTLRDALKQNQEYGFAGMTKLFGSKEFAAILKNRAEKQWLLEPEQLREASKVSDLYERLDHQMKQMENVMKAAGVTQNSFVQTAADIRSNIEFMNQINQVYTYVQLPLKLSGQNASGDLYVYTNKKNLNDPEAELTAFLHLDLENLGSTDVSIRMKDKNVKTNFYIADDASYDLIEKHLPVLEKRLAQKGYRCSITMSKEEKKVEFVEDFLQRDMPQAGTLHRYSFDVRA from the coding sequence ATGCAGATCAGAGATATGTTGGGGCAGTACAGCCAGAATGTCAAAAATGGAACAGAGGAGCTTATGAGTGCGCAGGGAACGCAGAAACTTGTGTCGTCCATGCAGGAATTAGAACCGGGAAGCACGTTTGAGGGAACGGTTAACAGTGTCAAAAACGGTAAGGTTGTTTTAGCACTTGGAAACGGGCAGACGATCACGGCGAGGCTGGATGGAAAAGTGTCCATTCAGCCGGGTGAATCCATGTTTTTTCAGGTTCGTTCGAATGACGGGACGACGATCGCACTCCGTCCCTATGTCCAGGCGGGCAATATCAATAATCCGATTTTATTAAATGCGCTGACTGCGGCTGGAGTTCCGGCAACAGAGCGGAATATCACAATGGTGGATTCCATGATGAAAGAGCAGATGTCGATCAGCAGACAGAGCATCCTTGACATGGGCAGAGTCGTTGGAAGCAATCCGAATGTCAATGTAAATACAGCCGTCCTTATGACAAAGATCGGATTGCCGGTCAGTGCGGAAATGGCATCACAGTTTGAAAATTATATGGTGGATCAGCATGCGATCGTGGATGAGATGGATCTTGCAATGAACCAGCTTGGACGTCTTTTAGGAGATGCAGATTTAGGAGAAGAACAGTCCTTTGAATTATATGGAAAGGTTTTAGACATTTTAAACGGAGAGGGAGAAACGCCGGCACAGACGACGGACGGATTGCAGCAGAACGATACAGGAACGATGGTAAATGCCGGTGAGAATATAGAGATGGAAGCGGCAGTGCAGCAGAGCAAAAATGGTGCTGCTGCAGAAGGTGTGCAGAAACAGGTACAGCAGCAGAATACGAAAGACCTGATTTCAATGGGAGCAGCCGGGCAGGAACAGAGTGCCGGTGTGGCAGAAAACGCAGAAAATATTGCGGGGGAGCAGACCGCGGGAAATGCAGCGCAGAGTATGCAGACAGGCATAGATGCAGCGGACGTTTTGAAAAATACACAGGCGGATACGGCCGCAGATTTCAAAAATGTGCAGGGACAGACGGACACCTTAGAGCAGATCTTAGACCAGAACGGTCTGGATCATTTAAAACGTTTATTGCAGAATATACCGACGCTCACCGGAAATACAGATCTTTTTGAAGTGCAGGAAGAGGAAGATGTATTTGTGGACACAATGTCGGGGGACGATGCAGGTAAGAAGGCATTTGAACTTGCACAGGCAGAACCGGAAGTGACATTAAAGCAGTCCATGACGGCGGAAGATTTCCTGAATACGCTTCGTGATGCGTTAAAACAGAATCAGGAGTATGGATTTGCCGGAATGACAAAGCTGTTTGGAAGTAAGGAATTTGCTGCAATCTTAAAGAACCGTGCCGAAAAACAGTGGCTGCTTGAACCGGAACAGCTGAGAGAAGCATCAAAAGTAAGCGACCTTTATGAGCGGCTGGATCACCAGATGAAACAGATGGAAAATGTGATGAAAGCTGCCGGAGTCACACAGAATTCCTTTGTACAGACGGCAGCAGATATCCGCAGTAATATAGAATTTATGAATCAGATTAACCAGGTCTACACATATGTACAGCTTCCGCTCAAATTGTCAGGGCAGAATGCATCGGGAGATCTGTATGTATACACAAACAAAAAGAATCTGAATGATCCGGAAGCGGAACTGACTGCATTTTTACATTTGGATCTTGAAAACTTAGGTTCCACGGATGTTTCCATACGCATGAAAGATAAAAATGTAAAGACGAATTTTTACATTGCGGATGACGCGTCCTATGACCTGATCGAAAAACATCTTCCGGTGTTGGAAAAACGGCTGGCACAGAAGGGGTACCGATGCAGCATTACGATGTCAAAAGAAGAAAAAAAGGTTGAATTTGTGGAAGATTTCCTGCAGCGGGACATGCCACAGGCAGGAACGCTTCACAGATATTCGTTTGATGTGCGTGCATAG
- a CDS encoding ribonuclease HII has translation MEERKIGQIKEELKAATEAMLPSFIMAYESDERSGVIKLVEQAKKRLQKLEEERKRIWKLQEYERKYGQYTYICGIDEVGRGPLAGPVVAGAVILPKDCDILYINDSKKLTAVKREELYDEIMEKAVAAGIGMVSPQRIDEINILQATYEAMREAISKLEPAPDILLNDAVTIPEVTIPQVPIIKGDAKSISIGAASIIAKVTRDRLMVEYDQILPEYGFASNKGYGSAEHIAALKKYGPSPIHRRSFIHNFIEE, from the coding sequence ATGGAAGAACGAAAAATAGGACAGATCAAAGAGGAATTAAAGGCGGCAACGGAAGCAATGCTGCCTTCTTTTATTATGGCATATGAGTCAGATGAGAGAAGTGGTGTCATAAAACTTGTAGAGCAGGCAAAAAAAAGACTGCAGAAATTAGAGGAAGAACGAAAAAGAATCTGGAAACTGCAGGAATACGAACGAAAATATGGTCAGTACACCTATATCTGTGGGATTGATGAAGTGGGAAGAGGACCGCTTGCCGGTCCTGTTGTTGCCGGGGCAGTGATCCTGCCGAAAGACTGTGATATTCTTTATATCAATGATTCTAAGAAACTTACGGCAGTAAAGCGGGAGGAACTCTATGATGAAATCATGGAGAAGGCGGTTGCAGCAGGGATCGGAATGGTATCCCCGCAGCGGATCGATGAGATCAATATTCTGCAGGCAACCTATGAAGCGATGCGCGAGGCTATAAGCAAATTAGAACCGGCACCCGATATATTATTAAATGATGCGGTGACGATACCGGAAGTTACCATTCCACAGGTACCGATCATCAAAGGAGATGCAAAAAGTATTTCAATTGGTGCAGCGAGCATTATCGCAAAGGTGACAAGGGACAGGCTGATGGTAGAATATGATCAGATCCTGCCGGAATACGGGTTTGCGTCAAATAAAGGGTATGGTTCGGCAGAGCATATTGCGGCATTGAAGAAATATGGTCCTTCCCCGATCCACCGCAGAAGTTTTATCCATAATTTTATAGAGGAATAA
- the lepB gene encoding signal peptidase I has protein sequence MRQTEIRAVFEIILYFALVACITFLIIHFVGQRTVVNGVSMQPTLSDGDNLIVDKLSYRFHDPDRFDIIVFPQEDGRYFIKRIIGLPGENVRIDEDGFIYINGEKLQESYGKEVMRDPGLAKDGIQLGADEYFVLGDNRNDSMDSRMAEVGPIAGERIIGRAWLRIYPFDQIGFLKHGS, from the coding sequence ATGAGACAGACAGAGATCAGGGCAGTGTTTGAAATCATTCTGTATTTTGCACTTGTGGCGTGTATCACTTTTTTGATCATTCATTTTGTAGGGCAGCGTACGGTTGTAAACGGTGTTTCCATGCAGCCGACACTTTCTGATGGAGATAATCTGATCGTGGATAAATTGTCCTATCGTTTTCATGATCCGGACAGGTTTGATATCATTGTGTTTCCTCAGGAAGATGGCAGATATTTTATCAAGCGGATCATCGGACTGCCCGGAGAAAATGTGCGGATCGATGAGGACGGATTCATTTATATCAATGGCGAAAAGCTGCAGGAATCATATGGAAAAGAAGTGATGCGGGATCCGGGACTGGCAAAAGACGGGATACAGCTTGGAGCAGATGAATATTTTGTGCTGGGTGATAACCGGAACGACAGCATGGACAGCCGTATGGCGGAAGTGGGACCGATTGCGGGAGAAAGGATCATAGGACGTGCGTGGCTTCGCATCTATCCGTTTGATCAGATCGGTTTTTTAAAACACGGCTCATGA
- the ylqF gene encoding ribosome biogenesis GTPase YlqF: MQFQWYPGHMTKAKRQMQEDIKLIDLVIELVDARIPLASRNPDIDELGKNKARLILMNKSDLSDAGRNREWSDFFREKGYYVVCLDARSKAGMKDVTNVVMEACKEKIERDRKRGIKNRPVRAMVVGIPNVGKSTFINSYAGKACVKTGNKPGVTKGKQWIRLNKNVELLDTPGILWPKFEDQRVGLYLALIGAIKDEILNIDELSLELIKILLSDYPTVLKERYGVEEDAEPPVILGQIAENRKCISKGGELDYSKAAALLIDEFRSGKLGQITLERPKIQDGSAE, from the coding sequence ATGCAATTTCAATGGTACCCTGGACATATGACGAAAGCAAAACGTCAGATGCAGGAAGATATAAAACTGATCGATTTAGTGATTGAACTGGTGGATGCAAGAATACCACTTGCAAGCCGTAACCCGGATATTGATGAACTTGGGAAAAATAAGGCAAGATTGATTCTGATGAATAAATCGGATCTGTCGGATGCGGGAAGAAACCGTGAGTGGTCGGATTTTTTCCGTGAAAAAGGTTATTATGTTGTATGTCTGGATGCAAGGAGCAAGGCAGGAATGAAAGATGTCACAAATGTTGTGATGGAGGCCTGTAAGGAGAAAATTGAGCGTGACCGGAAAAGAGGAATCAAAAATCGTCCGGTGCGTGCAATGGTTGTAGGTATTCCGAATGTCGGCAAATCAACATTTATCAATTCCTATGCTGGAAAGGCATGTGTGAAGACTGGAAATAAACCGGGTGTGACTAAAGGAAAACAGTGGATCCGGCTCAATAAGAATGTGGAACTGTTAGATACACCTGGAATCCTCTGGCCAAAATTTGAAGATCAGAGAGTTGGTCTTTATTTAGCTCTGATCGGTGCAATCAAGGATGAGATCTTAAACATTGATGAATTATCATTAGAGTTGATCAAAATACTGTTAAGCGATTATCCGACCGTACTAAAGGAACGTTACGGTGTGGAGGAGGACGCAGAGCCGCCGGTGATCTTAGGACAGATCGCAGAAAACAGAAAGTGTATCTCAAAGGGCGGAGAGTTAGATTACAGCAAGGCGGCAGCACTTCTGATCGACGAATTCCGGAGTGGAAAACTGGGACAGATCACACTGGAACGTCCGAAGATACAGGATGGCAGTGCAGAATGA
- the lepB gene encoding signal peptidase I, producing the protein MVRRRKSGLNFGRRKKKINFAVVKEVLSWTVEIALTLLIAFTFVYFIGLRTSVVGQSMSKTLNGGDQILVNRFVYKVTDPKTNDIVVFLPNGNEKSHYYVKRVIGVPGDTVQIKNGTVYVNGKAFDEETDVASIEDAGLAAEEITLGADEYFVLGDNRNNSEDSRYANIGNIKKDYIIGKAWFRIAPFSEIGFL; encoded by the coding sequence GTGGTAAGACGAAGAAAAAGTGGTTTAAACTTTGGAAGACGGAAGAAGAAAATCAATTTTGCAGTGGTAAAAGAGGTTTTGTCGTGGACAGTAGAAATAGCACTCACGTTACTCATTGCGTTTACGTTTGTTTATTTTATCGGACTTAGAACCAGTGTGGTAGGACAATCGATGTCTAAGACATTAAATGGCGGAGATCAGATTTTAGTAAACCGTTTTGTTTATAAAGTGACAGATCCGAAAACGAATGATATTGTCGTATTTTTGCCAAATGGAAATGAAAAATCCCATTATTATGTAAAGCGTGTCATAGGTGTTCCGGGAGATACCGTACAGATCAAAAATGGAACGGTATATGTCAACGGAAAAGCGTTTGATGAGGAGACGGATGTGGCATCCATTGAGGATGCGGGACTGGCAGCGGAGGAGATCACACTTGGAGCAGATGAATATTTTGTTTTAGGAGATAACCGCAATAACAGTGAGGACAGCCGTTATGCAAATATCGGAAATATCAAAAAAGATTATATTATAGGAAAAGCCTGGTTTCGGATTGCACCGTTTTCGGAAATTGGATTTCTGTAA
- the trpS gene encoding tryptophan--tRNA ligase, producing MAQKIILTGDRPTGKLHVGHYVGSLKRRVELQNSGEYDKIFIMIADAQALTDNADNPAKVRSNIMEVALDYLSVGIDPAKSDIFIQSYVTELTELTFYYMNLVTVSRLQRNPTVKSEIQMRNFETSIPVGFFCYPISQAADITAFHATTVPVGEDQMPMLEQTKEIVHKFNAVYGETLTDPQILLPENKACLRLPGTDGKAKMSKSLGNCIYLSEPEADVKKKIMSMYTDPNHIRIEDPGNLEGNTVFTYLDAFCNDGHFAEYLPEYSCLQELKDHYTRGGLGDVKVKKFLNNVMQEELSPIRARRKEYENRIGDVYDILKKGSETAKHEAEKTLAEVKHAMKIDYFDTPEFLEEQVEKFK from the coding sequence ATGGCACAGAAAATTATTTTAACGGGCGACCGCCCGACAGGCAAATTACATGTGGGACATTATGTAGGCTCTTTAAAGCGGAGAGTTGAACTTCAGAATTCCGGTGAATATGACAAGATCTTTATTATGATCGCAGATGCACAGGCACTTACCGACAATGCAGACAACCCTGCAAAAGTGCGCAGTAATATCATGGAAGTGGCACTCGATTATCTTTCCGTAGGAATCGATCCGGCGAAGTCTGATATCTTTATCCAGTCTTATGTAACAGAATTGACGGAGCTGACATTTTATTATATGAACCTCGTTACGGTATCAAGATTACAGCGCAATCCTACCGTGAAATCAGAGATTCAGATGCGTAACTTTGAGACAAGCATCCCAGTTGGATTTTTCTGTTATCCGATCAGTCAGGCGGCAGATATCACTGCATTCCATGCAACGACAGTTCCGGTCGGTGAAGACCAGATGCCGATGCTTGAGCAGACAAAGGAGATCGTGCACAAGTTTAATGCCGTATACGGCGAGACACTGACCGATCCGCAGATCTTGCTGCCGGAAAATAAGGCGTGCTTGAGACTTCCGGGTACCGACGGAAAGGCGAAGATGAGTAAATCACTCGGCAACTGCATCTATCTCTCCGAGCCGGAAGCAGATGTCAAGAAAAAGATCATGTCCATGTATACCGATCCAAATCATATCCGTATCGAAGATCCGGGTAATCTTGAGGGCAACACGGTATTTACCTATCTGGATGCGTTCTGTAATGACGGACATTTCGCAGAATATCTTCCGGAGTATTCCTGCTTACAGGAGTTAAAAGACCACTATACACGCGGTGGTCTCGGTGATGTCAAGGTGAAGAAATTCTTAAACAATGTTATGCAGGAAGAACTTTCTCCGATCCGTGCACGCAGAAAAGAATACGAAAACCGTATCGGTGATGTGTATGACATTTTAAAGAAAGGCAGCGAGACAGCAAAACATGAGGCTGAGAAGACGCTCGCCGAAGTAAAACATGCGATGAAGATCGACTATTTTGATACACCGGAGTTTTTAGAAGAACAGGTGGAAAAATTTAAGTAA
- a CDS encoding response regulator, which yields MRYTVLIADDSKLQRVIVKENLKDIYDVAEASGGQECLDLVEHSAGKIDAVLLDIVMPGMDGFEVLRRRQESGVFQKIPVIVLTMSDRKEDQELAEQLGADGFLLKPVDAKQARLQISRVLRED from the coding sequence GTGAGATATACAGTATTGATTGCAGATGATTCAAAACTTCAGAGAGTGATTGTAAAAGAAAATTTAAAAGATATCTATGATGTGGCAGAGGCATCGGGCGGACAGGAATGTCTCGATCTGGTAGAACACAGTGCCGGGAAGATCGATGCAGTACTTTTGGATATTGTGATGCCTGGGATGGATGGATTCGAGGTGCTGCGGAGAAGGCAGGAGTCCGGGGTGTTTCAAAAGATTCCGGTGATCGTACTCACTATGAGTGACAGGAAAGAGGATCAGGAACTTGCAGAACAGTTAGGCGCAGATGGATTTCTGCTAAAACCGGTCGATGCAAAGCAGGCGCGTCTTCAGATCAGCCGTGTTTTAAGGGAAGACTGA
- a CDS encoding DUF6033 family protein, with protein sequence MSEISSNSALNSYAADYSYRTEHNKKTDSNKKADVTKEADKTTKKSKVSGRTIGDPVLSDKAQKYYEKLKAKYSNMDFILVSPEKKEEAESKKGMYQSSKELLVLIDSDKIEKMAEDEEYRAKYEGILNNAASRLNQMKDSLGSKADSVSSFGMTFDDHGNASFFAVVDKSLASQRERIADKKEAAAKEKKKAQREAQEKRAEEKKADRTDKKGKTDGTGKAKDTEKTSDADKVTVSASSWEELLKKINNVIYESRADSVMTKEEKAVGQSFDYSI encoded by the coding sequence ATGAGTGAGATCAGCAGCAACAGTGCATTAAATTCTTATGCAGCGGACTATTCTTACCGCACAGAACACAACAAAAAAACAGACAGCAATAAAAAGGCCGACGTTACAAAAGAGGCAGACAAGACCACAAAGAAAAGCAAGGTGAGCGGCAGAACCATAGGTGATCCGGTCCTGAGCGATAAGGCCCAAAAGTATTATGAAAAATTAAAAGCAAAATATTCTAATATGGATTTTATTCTTGTCTCTCCGGAGAAAAAAGAGGAAGCGGAGAGCAAGAAAGGCATGTACCAGAGTTCCAAGGAACTTCTTGTTTTAATCGATTCCGACAAGATCGAAAAGATGGCGGAAGATGAGGAGTATCGTGCAAAATATGAGGGGATTTTAAACAATGCAGCTTCCCGGCTAAATCAGATGAAAGATAGTCTTGGCTCGAAAGCCGATTCGGTAAGCTCTTTTGGAATGACCTTTGATGACCACGGAAATGCATCATTTTTTGCGGTTGTGGACAAATCTCTTGCATCCCAGAGAGAGCGTATCGCGGACAAAAAAGAAGCTGCGGCAAAAGAGAAAAAGAAAGCGCAGAGGGAAGCACAGGAAAAACGTGCGGAGGAGAAAAAGGCGGACCGAACAGATAAGAAGGGAAAGACAGATGGTACCGGTAAGGCGAAAGATACAGAAAAGACATCGGATGCGGATAAAGTGACCGTTTCCGCTTCCTCCTGGGAAGAACTGCTGAAAAAAATAAATAACGTGATTTATGAAAGCAGGGCAGATTCCGTGATGACAAAAGAAGAAAAAGCAGTCGGACAGTCTTTTGATTATTCCATATAA
- a CDS encoding threonine/serine exporter family protein, producing the protein MMQNQIQKNHMDIPWHQFTGSDKSLPITQTGLTEKASVIGRTGLMMLSCGTGAWRVRSSMNSLATLLGVTCTADIGLMSIEYTCFDGTDCYSQSLCLTNTGVNTSKLNRLERFVNDFDHECCTMSGEQIHTYLDQIEQIHGLYSPFALGCASALACSAFTFLLGGGPIEMLCAFFGAGIGNYLRCKLTKHHFTLFLCIAASVSSACLVYAGLLKIAELLWGISIQHEAGYICAMLFIIPGFPFITSGIDLAKLDMRSGLERLAYALIIIAVATMFAWMVALLLHLQPVDFLPLNLTLTEKIIFRLLASFCGVFGFSIMFNSPRQLAAAAAVIGAIANTFRLELVDLLGTPSAAAAFLGALTAGLLASLLKNHVGYPRIAITVPSIVIMVPGLYLYRAIYNLGIMSLDASASWFASAILIIVCLPLGLIFARILTDKMFRYCT; encoded by the coding sequence ATGATGCAGAACCAGATACAAAAAAACCATATGGATATTCCCTGGCACCAGTTTACGGGATCGGATAAATCACTCCCGATCACCCAGACAGGACTGACTGAAAAAGCTTCAGTGATCGGTCGTACCGGTCTTATGATGCTCTCCTGCGGTACCGGAGCATGGCGTGTGCGCAGTTCCATGAACAGTCTTGCCACTCTGCTCGGTGTTACCTGTACCGCTGACATTGGACTGATGTCGATCGAATATACCTGCTTTGACGGAACCGACTGTTACTCGCAGTCTCTCTGCCTGACAAATACCGGTGTCAATACTTCAAAATTAAACCGGCTGGAACGCTTCGTCAATGATTTTGACCATGAATGCTGCACAATGTCCGGCGAACAGATCCATACTTATTTAGACCAGATTGAACAGATCCATGGGCTTTACTCCCCATTTGCACTTGGATGTGCATCAGCGCTTGCATGCAGCGCATTTACATTTTTACTCGGCGGCGGACCTATTGAAATGCTCTGTGCCTTCTTTGGTGCCGGCATTGGAAATTATCTGCGGTGCAAACTGACAAAACATCATTTTACACTGTTTCTCTGCATTGCAGCATCCGTCTCAAGTGCCTGTCTGGTTTATGCCGGACTGTTAAAAATTGCAGAGCTGCTGTGGGGAATCTCTATTCAGCATGAAGCAGGTTATATCTGTGCCATGCTCTTTATCATTCCCGGTTTTCCATTTATTACCAGCGGAATCGACCTCGCAAAACTTGATATGCGCTCCGGTCTTGAGCGTCTCGCCTACGCACTGATCATTATTGCCGTCGCCACTATGTTTGCCTGGATGGTAGCCCTTTTACTTCATTTGCAGCCTGTAGATTTTCTTCCTTTAAACCTTACTCTGACAGAAAAGATCATCTTCCGTCTGCTTGCAAGTTTCTGCGGCGTATTCGGATTTTCAATCATGTTTAACAGTCCCAGACAGCTTGCAGCTGCTGCAGCCGTGATCGGCGCCATTGCAAATACATTCCGGTTAGAACTTGTGGATCTTCTCGGAACACCTTCCGCGGCCGCTGCATTTTTAGGTGCACTGACCGCTGGACTGCTCGCATCCCTTTTAAAAAACCATGTCGGTTATCCAAGGATTGCGATCACCGTTCCATCTATCGTTATCATGGTTCCCGGATTATACCTGTACCGCGCGATCTATAATCTCGGCATCATGTCTTTGGATGCATCGGCCTCCTGGTTTGCCTCTGCGATCCTTATCATCGTATGCCTGCCTCTCGGACTGATCTTTGCAAGAATACTGACCGATAAGATGTTCCGGTACTGTACCTGA
- a CDS encoding adenylosuccinate synthase, producing MLTAVTGINWGDEGKGRVVDLLSEHADYVVRYQGGNNAGHTVVTDKGKFVLNLLPSGILHPEVVCVLGNGMVIDPDHLRHEIEMMRYMNVKISPENLKISEKATVCMPFHVRQDVLEEERLSKTGEAFGSTKRGIAYAYGDKYMKKTLRMGDLLYLDSEVIKKRIAMIVESKNLILEKVYGQKPLSVEEVMDWCKGQAEFLKPYITDTGVLLEKAAAEGKDILFEAQLGALRDIDYGIYPYTSSSSTIAAYATIGAGIPKRKPERVVGVMKAYSTCVGEGPFVAEKAADGEWNDKLRKAGNEFGAATGRPRRVGPFDAVASRYGLQCQNAGDIALTKLDVLSSFEKIPVITGYRVNGKLITDFPTNVLLDAAKPEVEMLDGWNCDISSCRNWNDLPENAKKYIERIEELIGHSIYLVSTGAKRDEYLLKE from the coding sequence ATGTTAACAGCAGTAACTGGTATTAACTGGGGCGATGAAGGAAAAGGACGTGTCGTAGATTTATTAAGTGAACACGCCGATTATGTGGTTCGTTATCAGGGAGGAAACAATGCAGGACATACCGTAGTGACAGATAAAGGTAAATTTGTTTTGAATCTGCTGCCGTCCGGTATTCTGCATCCGGAGGTTGTCTGTGTACTTGGAAACGGAATGGTCATTGATCCGGATCACTTAAGACATGAGATCGAGATGATGCGTTACATGAATGTAAAAATCAGTCCGGAAAATTTAAAGATATCGGAAAAAGCAACCGTCTGCATGCCATTCCATGTCAGACAGGACGTTTTAGAGGAGGAGAGACTCTCTAAGACCGGGGAGGCATTTGGCTCCACAAAAAGAGGAATCGCCTATGCCTATGGCGATAAATATATGAAGAAAACGCTTCGGATGGGAGACCTTTTATATCTGGATTCGGAAGTGATCAAAAAACGGATCGCAATGATCGTAGAGAGCAAAAATCTGATTCTTGAAAAGGTATATGGCCAAAAACCACTCTCAGTAGAAGAGGTCATGGACTGGTGCAAGGGACAGGCAGAATTTTTAAAGCCGTATATTACCGATACGGGGGTGCTGTTGGAAAAGGCAGCCGCAGAAGGCAAAGATATCCTCTTTGAGGCACAGCTTGGCGCATTGCGTGATATTGATTACGGAATTTATCCCTACACATCAAGCTCTAGTACGATCGCAGCCTATGCAACGATCGGAGCGGGTATTCCAAAAAGAAAACCGGAGCGTGTCGTAGGTGTCATGAAGGCATATTCTACATGTGTTGGTGAGGGACCATTTGTCGCTGAGAAAGCCGCTGACGGGGAATGGAACGATAAATTAAGAAAGGCGGGAAATGAATTTGGTGCTGCAACCGGACGTCCAAGAAGAGTCGGGCCGTTTGATGCAGTTGCAAGCAGATATGGACTGCAGTGTCAGAATGCAGGAGATATTGCCCTGACCAAACTGGATGTATTGAGCAGCTTTGAAAAGATCCCCGTTATCACGGGATACCGTGTGAACGGAAAGCTCATCACGGATTTCCCGACAAATGTATTGCTTGATGCTGCAAAACCGGAGGTTGAGATGTTAGATGGTTGGAACTGCGACATCTCATCCTGCAGAAACTGGAATGATCTTCCGGAAAATGCAAAGAAGTATATCGAGAGGATCGAGGAACTGATCGGACATTCCATTTACCTTGTTTCCACAGGAGCAAAGAGAGATGAATATTTATTGAAAGAATAA